The Cicer arietinum cultivar CDC Frontier isolate Library 1 unplaced genomic scaffold, Cicar.CDCFrontier_v2.0 Ca_scaffold_6121_v2.0, whole genome shotgun sequence genomic sequence ttttctttgtttaaaGTTTTCAAAAGTACTTATGTAATAAAAAGTACTCGATCTcttatttgttaatatatattattttgttgccTTCTGacaactcttcatcatatgatGGTTTTTAGTATCTTTTTCATCGTTGAGAAAAAGAGATTAGAGATTCAATGTCTTTCATTCTAGAATGGATCAGAGGAAACTCCTTGAATAATTCATATGATGGATTCCCGTTTTATGATGCAATGCACTTGATATAGTTAAACGTTATTGCATGCATATTAATTGAACATGTACATGTATTAATAATTATCTGCAACAACAAACAGAAAGGAAAAAAACATTGCACCGTATGAaccaatggtaataataattatataacaaGATATGCATGCTATTTATAGAATATGAGAATCACTAATGTGGTCGGCATTGGTAAGCATGTGTAAAAGCTGGAGGCGTGCGTGCGTGGCAGTACACTTGTGCCATAACTATTTTTTGTGGCTCAGATTTTCATAGTAGCAGAAAGTTAATTGGATATACGTACATACATTATTTGATCATGAGGCCATTAACAACAGTACATGCCACTCACTTAACCATATAGTGGGATGCATATGATTTGATACAGGTAATCTAAATTCAAGATCTAAAACATATATACACGGAGAACATTTTAGAAAAGTTAGAACAAACATTTTCAATTCACCAATGCATACCTCAAATTATTCCCTATAACATATCATATTTATTACCCCACAgattttgtttctttgttaCTTTTACTTGTTAGAAGGTGACAGACTTTTGAAATAAacatttatttacattttttaaaataagaaaaatatctaaaaagaataaaaatgtcaaaattgatatattttccTACGAGGAAGgagtatatatttattaattatgccCATATACATTTTTGTCATCTACAATAACTCTGTTAGAATAGCAACTgatcttaaaatattaaagaaaaaagaaattacaagacAAGAAAGCAAGACATTTagttttgattaattaattaagttttacCAATGATATTTAGCAGTTGTAGTTCctttatattaaattgaatgaattagagtttacaaaatataaattgtagTGTTTAAATATAAAGACTCAAATTAAATTGTGGTGTTTAAATATAAAGACTCAAATTACTAACAACATTCGTAACATGAGACTTTACCTTGCACCGCGACCACTTATTATTGACTATAACTGTCAATTTTACAAACCTACTAATTATTGACATCAGATTACATATTGGAGGAGCCACAAATTTCACACTTATTAGGTTCTCAAAATGTCAGCCCTAAAgttaaaaatctctaaaatttTGTTGGTCTATgagttcatttaaaaaaaaaaaattgacaattttttatttattttttctcaaaattttatgataaaaaaagtttcgaattttttttaataaaaaatgatttacaatttttattttattttcgaaattttttgaaatttttttgatttaaaaaaaattgattctttttgagaatttttttggaTTTGGTGCAATCAAGACTTTAACTTCTGTTTAGTTTGGGCGTTCCTGTTTTGTTGCTCTCTTGGCTCTGCGTTCTTTTGATTTTTCTGCATAAAATTCTTTCTCTTATGTATCAAAAAGAATACCAACACTTTGATTTTTTTCCATTAACTTTTGTTATATCTTTTTTGTAAAGTAAAATGCTTATTTTTGAGAAACCAAAACTATATATGGAGCAACAAGCTTTTATCTGCGTCTAATTAGAAAGTAATAGGAAAAGTTGAATAGATTTTCCTAATAAGTATagtacatatatttaattttcattacaCGCATACTCAAAGGTTGGAAGAACCAAAGAAGCaagtatataataattaatttggtggtGTCTTTGTTATAGcaaacctttttcttttgataaaaCAGCAAACCTTTTTTAATTCACAAACAATCTTTTCTCTTCCGGTTAGACAGTGGATATAGGGAAACAGAATTAGAAGCTACTTTTTGATGCATGCAGTGCCTTTAATTTATTATAGCAAAGCTgaccaaattaattaattaacttttctttTGAGTAGACTATGCACAAATATAGGTAGTGAACTTTATGAATTTCATGTGCAATTGTAACTTAGTTATATTGTTTTTATCTGAATTCAGTAATTAGAGAGGAAATTTAAAACTTGTTCTGCATGAAACAGAAAACAAGCTATATAAAAACACATCATTCTTGGATGGaaatcaatttagaaaaatatcaCTTAAGGCACTTTTCATACTTTTATATGTATCATTCAACAATCATACAACAGtgccataaaaaattaaagcttTGCAAAATTACAAAGTGGAAATTGGAATCACATTAACATAACTGGTACAAATTAAAACACAGCTGATTCTTCTTCACTAAAACACACATGATGAAATCAATTCCATCATCTTACATGTTCATTATTTTGCCACACACCACATActactttattatttattattacacCAAACCAAACAgtctaaactttttttattatttgagtCAACCATATTATATCTATATATCTTAATCAATTCATTCATGCATTATTTCTTTAATCACCACCACCTTCACCATAACCTCCACCATGACCATAACCCTCACCATGACCAGAGCCCTCACCAGAGccttcaccaccaccaccaccacctcctcctcctcctcctccaccGCCGCCACCACCGCCGCGACTTCTACCTCCTGATCCCGATCCAGCTCGAGATCCAGCATACGAGCCTGCTTCAGAGCCTGCACCAGAACCAGACCCTGAACTAGAAGACGAAGACGATGAACTCGAGGAAGAACTAGAACCTGAACCAGAACCAGAACCTGCTCCAGCTCCAGCTCCAGAGCCACTACCACCTCCAATACCCAAACCTAGTCCAGCTCCAAGTCCAATCCCCAAACCACCAAGATCCAAACCTAAGTCCTTCCTTGCAACTCTACTTTCAGTTACAATAGCTGACATCAAAACAAGCAGTGCAAGTAAACAACATGACCAAGGTGCAGCCATTAATTCcttgttattaattataatgTAGCAGCTTGATTGGAAGTAGCAAATTAAGTATATAGTATAGTATAGAAATATTGAAGAAACTTTAGAGGGTAGTTCAGTTGATGTTGGCTAGTCTGAAGATGCAATGAAGGGTTTTGGAGTATTTATAGCTGCTGAATGATCTGAAACTTGTGGAATATGATGTTGGTGTGAACACgaggaaaatattattttaactttgAGGCTAGAAAGTGGGGGGGAGATATATATTGGATTTAGATGGAGAAAAACTTGTGGCTGAATTGCATAATTCATGACATGTGCCAATACAATGTCGACTCATATGATGGCCACTCAACTAAGTGGAGGATGAAAATGCTGTTTATTGTTGAATATGTATCATATGTTATggttttttgttcatttttaacttttaaattatattgtgGACAGCTCATATGGTTATAGGTGAGGTATGGATTTTGTTGATGCACACGAAAGTTTACTTTTTGATTGCCATGCCAGTGGTGGTGGTGCCACTCTGcttaatttttgtatatatttaagTTAGTGATATCATTTACTTTTTGTTGCATGCTCACCAATTTACATTTTCATTACTATAACAGGTGCTTATTCATTATAGAAACTTCAAGGATGCTTTTATTTAACTCTCTCGGCGACTTACTCAAAGAGGATTATTGTCCATTATCTTTTTTCAACTATTGTATTGGATCAGTCTCCATATTTTACTGTTATTTCTGTTTGGTATACAACCATGTGTAATTGTGTTAAAGTTAAAATAAGAGTaattgtgtttaagtcattataatatatatagcgAAATTCAGTGGAGATTGATAGAAAAAAATCATCTATGTTTTCTAATCTTAACTCAGTTAATAAATgtcaatattattaagttgaacatcgttgaaatatatatatatatatatatatatatatatatatatatataNNNNNNNNNNNNNNNNNNNNNNNNNNNNNNNNNNNNNNNNNNNNNNNNNNNNNNNNNNNNNNNNNNNNNNNNNNNNNNNNNNNNNNNNNNNNNNNNNNNNNNNNNNNNtatatatatataaaagtcatCTATAATACTTGGGTTTTTTTTAATACcccaatttttgaaaaaaaataccaatATACTTCCTATCGAAGACTATATATCAaactatctttttatttatttaattagaagtCGTCATTTGCAAATGCGACTTTATGAAAGTCGCCTTTTGGAATAGCGACTATCCAAAgtacatgaaaaataaaaacaaaaatacttaAAGAAATCGTCATTGCAAACTCAAACTTTCTTAAGGAAGACGTCTTTATAAATGTCGACTTCTaactaagtaaaaaaataatagtttgataaataattttcaaaagttcAGTAttggtaattttttaaaaaaaaaattgggttattaaaataaaaaccccATATTACTCATAGTATGGCCTACTAggttcttgtaaaaaaaaaaagtaaggcCTATTTGGCATCATTTTCTCGCACGCCTTGAGCCCCAAACTAACTTGAAGTTGaagtaatatattttagatGTTAACTTCCCTATCGTAGAATCTAGTCGCTATAGTACAACAAACAGTTATGATGAGGCGAGGTTTTGGAAAATTGTGGGTAAGATAATTactttctaactaatattttagttcttaaatataaataaaagtgagTTAAAGAAGAAGTATatcaaacttaaaattttataaaaatattagtgaCTATTTTAATCGGCGACCACAacttatttacaatttttagaAAACAACTTAAATTTACAACAATTATTTGTCTTCTTGTTGCTTACTTTCacacttattaaaaataataattaagtgcatttattttttatttattttaaatataaaattaatagtttattCTTAATAATTATGTTCATCATTCACAACTAGAACCGTCGATTTTATTGTGACTTCAAATTCAGTCAGACTTAAGTATTTGAGTTTTTCTTAAAAACTCTACTTACCATGAAAATTGAGGAACCAAACCTGAATTAATTTGGTTTAGGTAATGAACCAGAAACTCGATCcgttgaaagaaaataaaatgaaatgtttatttttttttattgcaatttctGATTTTATTTGTTGATCATAAGCATTTTAATTTTGTTCACGTGgtgaatttaaattatataataacttAGCTTAAGTATTTAACTTTTTATGAAATAGgtcattttgttttatattttctaaattatctATTACATCCTAAAACCAACTTGCTCAACAGTACACCATATTAGATTAgtagttatttaaaaaacattgaAATTTTGATCCAATCCAATTTGACACTATTTTATTGGATTAAGTAACGGGTATGGCCAAAATTGATCTATGTACATCCATACAAAATTGCATAAGtgaaaatatttagaaatgattaAGAGTGGAATGAGGTTTTCACATATTTCGTAGGTAAGAGGttcaattgaaaatatataggatataacaatcatattttaaaagtggAGTGCGGTATTGACTGTGTGGTTTTTTTGATAGATAgaagtttaaataaatttttaaatgatttttcttGGAAAGATACAAATATAAAGaatccttttaaaaaaacaaagataTGAGACTCTAAGCCCAAtctattttgttttgtaaaGAAAAAGCCCAGTCTATCTCCTTTTGAAGAGGCCCATCAAAATTAACCACAGACAAAAATAAACACAGACGGAGTCGGAGTCGCACTGAGCCAGAAACGACCGCAGCCGCTGTGCCCTTGTTGTAAAAAAGATAAGTTCGAGTGTCACTGGACTCAATTGGCCGGTAAACGCTGCCGGAGTTGGTCTTCGCCAGAAACAGTGAGAAAGTCATTCAACTTTCCCTTCCTTTTTATTAATAAACTTTCTTAAATGCGATTTCAGCGCAATTCGCGGTCGCGACAGCAGATCAGAACACCATTCCGCACCAAACCGACGCAATTGAAAACCTAAATTGCAGCTACATTAGAGAATTAGGGTATTAATGTCCGCAAGTACAATTTCATTCATACTCTAATGATTAACTGTTAATGACAAAAATTTCGTCATGAGGCATAGCCATAGTTCATTCCCACCACAAATCTTAGAAAACAAACTCGCTTCTCAAGAAGCAGAAATCGAGCGACTCGCCGGCGACAATCACCGATTAGCAAACACACACAAAGCCTTAAGAGATGCACTTGTAACTGCTGCACAAGATGTGCAAAAGATAAAGTCACACATTAGAAGCACTCAAACTGAAAGTGACATTCAAATTAGAGTGTTGTTAGATAAGATTGCGAAAATGGAGGTTGATATTAGAGCTAGTGATAGTGTAAAGAAGGAGCTTAAACATGCTCATATTGAAGCTCAGAGTTTGGCAGCTTCTAGACAGGAATTGAGTGCAGAAATTCAGTTAGCTACTCAGGAATTGAAGATGGCTATTGGTGATGTTAACAGTTTGCCAGATTTGAAGGGTGAAATGGATAGTTTAGTGCAAGAGCACCAGAGGATACGGTGAGTATTCAAGTCTTTCAAGTTTGTGGCATGGCTGTTTCCACCTTCATGTAACCCATACTCAATTCTTAAGGGTATTTTAGTTAACTCTGTTGTTACATGGTCCAATCTGTCCTAAAAACTTGGTTTTTCACATGACACATTGGTATTGTTTATGCAACTGATTCTTCCTagtatgatttttatttttttttaatttttttttaattttttgtgtgaTAGTTGTTATACTATGAGAATGAATATAAAGTACACTGCTTTCTATAAGTAAAAGCTGCATATTTTAACCCTTCCCATAAAACATATTGATATGAACAACATGATTTTATATTGTGGATGCCTCACACATACAGATACACTACAAACCTTTATATTGTAGGAAAATGCCAGCAAATGTTGTCTATACGGACACAATTGCTGTTGTGATGCCTTTGTGGAGACCTCCAAAACTGTTATATTGCGGCTAGTGTTACCGATGACTGCCATGGCAGAAAGCTGAAAAATTGCCAATTTAAGCTGCCATTAAATGTCATATGGCACCGCCATCCCTCACAAATTGATCATAGTGGCTGTCAAAAAAAAACACCACCGCAATCGGCTGTGGCTGTCCATGGTTGATACTACCTCCGGTTCTATATATAAAAACTTTTGGGttctatatataagaaaaagtcACGACTTTTAAggtttaaattacttttataccCTTGTTTAAGATGTTtgtctttttaatattattagtggGTATTTAATGTCTCAGTTTTCAATAAGGgtatatatgtaaaaataatcaaaaagttAGAACAATTAATTAGTATATTGGTTTTGatgttttttgttattttctcttataaatGAAACCAGAGATAGTATTTGGCAACACTGATTGTGTCTGTAGTTGTGGTTGTGGATTGTAATTTAGAACTATGATGAACGGTGAAGAAATAATCAATGAAATTTATTCATGATGGTTTATCTCTGATGAATACGGTAATAGCAAAGTTAGGACCCATATGCTCTTGACAAGGACTATTATATTCTTTTCTCCGAACTTTGTAAAGCTTATTAGGATATGACTGCATTCAAGATATGCCTTGTTATCTCTGAAGTGAGCATCATGAGTGGCTTAGTAGTTTTGAGTCCTGTATTGTCAATTGTCATGATATACTGATGTGAAACAAATCCGTTCAAAACTTGTAAGAATTACTCTTGAATCATTTGAGGGTGCGATGGAATTGTTATCAGTATCtatcaatttatgttttaagtCAGTGTTGCTATTCGCGAATGCCATTATATGTCTAAAATCTTGCATAATATGTTACTCTTTTGCATCATGTTgcaaattttctttttctcagTTTGTTGCCTCAAATTTGTTATCTCTTTTTGTTGACTTGTAAATTTTCAAATCTACTTGGTTAATAGTGACACGTTTGAATATGAAAAGAGCAAGAATGTAGAGCTAGTGGATCTATTGAAAGCAAAAGAGAAGAATCTAATTGCGATGGCAAGAGAAGTTGAGATATTACGGGCCGAAATTTCGAATGCTGAGAAAAGAATAAATGGTAAGTACTCTGGCTTCAGTCAGTTGTTGTCTCTTCATATGATATTTCTCTACCTATGCGTTTCTGATGCATTGGTACTGTGTAAACAGCACCAAATCTGTTTAGAGCAGCTACGCCAGCAGATGGCAGTGGTCCCTTTCACGATTCTTACGGGAGAGCTCACGGCCAGATGGCTATTGGCCAAGTAGGAGAGTCTATGGTACCAATGGGTGACAGCAATGGAGTTGGAGTTGTAAATAGTACTGATGGAAGCGGCGGTGCTGGTTGGGCAGGTCAATATGATCCCTCTGTTGCTGGGAGGTAATAATGTTTAATGAGTGACCATCAATCATATGCAGCTTGACTTCAGCATTTGTTGGTACAATGCACGAGGGATGTGATGATTTTTATGTAAATCTCAGATTGGGCAGCATTATTTGTAGCTCATTTCCTTTAGATATTATACAGTTTTGCaaattgttgaattaaatttgcAAATGAGAGCCTgagatattttttcaaaaaaaacttATGGTAAAGTCTTGTAACTTGTAAGCATATCCATGTAGTACTAGTAGTGAGCTatatgttgtatttttttaattaatttttaacctGGAGCAAGCAATCTTCTTATGAAACATGCTTAGGACTTGTTTTTATCAGATAAGTAAACTCAAATAATCTTTTGCTAATTTCCATCACTCCGACAGTATCAACGCCTAGGATGATTGCTATTGCAAATCATTATGGATACCAACAAGTAAGCTCAAATAATCTTTCCCGACGTAGGTGCATAtctgaattttgttttttttaactcCATTAATACTGTTTCAAAAATTGCCAACTCGAGTTTAATTTTCCATTCAACGTTTGAATGGAGTTCACTGCAATTAAAACGAAGAATGATGTTCCACCATGGTATAATCAGTGGATTTTTGGCGATGTGAGAGAGACTCTCACTTGCTCCAAAGTTCCATCCTCCTCTTGTTTGGAGATATCTCCCCTCCTTTGTGGACGTTTCTTTCGCCATAGATTGGGTTTGATAAAAAATGATTCTCTCTTGTCTCCATTCTTGGTTGTGAGAAGCCAATCACCATTTCCAACTCTCTTGCTACCTCTCGAGTCTCGCATCATGCCTCCACCAACCACCAGCAACGTTTGCATTTTCATTACCATCAGTGCATGTTCTCCACCGCCACCATCACTGGTACATGAAAACTTCACCATACCCATCCCAAGCTAGACACAACAAAGACAAATTTTCCTACAACCTATCAACTGCCACTCAGTCACCCATGTGAGGTTAGCTACCCCATCCTCTCGGAACAACCACGTTGCCCGCATCTACTAGCCCCCACATCCATGCACTACACCCTTTTGCTCTTGTCCACCGTCTCAATTCCAACCGCACTGAGACGATTTagcatttttcatttaaaaagttttaaaccCCTGCATTGGTTTATTTGGATCAACTCGTGcttcaacttttttatttttattttaataatgtgTTTGGACTTCGTATCAAATAGTATAGTGTGCGTGAATAAAATCATGTGAAATGCTCATTCCGGGAAACAAgacattttattgaaaattacgTTATTACaatgtatttttaattgaaatacatTATCGAATACtaattatcaataatttaatatcatataataaaaatgaggTCGGAAAAACAATCACCAAAAATCATCTAAACGGAAGTCCAATCCCAAAACAATAGAGCAATCAGCTTGTTTTTGCTTTAGGTCAGTGCAGTAGGCCAGCTTATGAGtataaatttactattttattgattaattaatagtAATACTTATTGTGTTTAGCGTGGGAAAAAGGTACCGATATTGTATTGCTGCTTTTCGCACTCCCTTTTTGAATGTTTAGAAAAGAGGGCTCAAGAAGCAACCCTCATTAATGAATAGTAATTGGGCCTCTAAAGGCCCATGACACCGgcctttattatttatttatatcaactATAATTTCCCCTTTCcttacattttgttgatttgttgAACGAGTCTGTCTCACAGTCATGGCGGAGGTAAGCTCCTATTTTCTCCGACTCTAATCACAAcggaatttttatttattttctaatttaatttccattTCCCTTTTTACCTTTTCTCTTTTCGCTCTTCAATTTTGAGGTTTTGCATATTCATCTATTATAAAATGTGTAGTCTCTCGCTGATCTATTGAATGATTTTGTTGCCGCTGAATATTTTTCCTTCCTCTAAGATTGTGGATTGCAtgtaattttattctttacGAGATGAGAGCTGCATttcgtattttttaattttaaattaatgtgGTTGCTGATTTTCTTACAATTCAACCGCTCGATGTtgcttgaataaattaatattatagaaGGGGGGAAAAGTGAGATTGGTGAGGTCGAGATGGTTTTTGATCGGTAATTTTAGGTTAAACTAATCTTTGGTTTTTGAATGTTCAATTAATCTGGTCTCAAATATAAGTTagaattactttttttttaacgaTCCAGTTTCTAGGGAAATGAGGCCTTGGTAATCTAGAACTCGGCCGGTGgagcttatatatatatatttggtggTATCACTCCTATTTAATGATGTCATTTCTAATAGCCCTTCAATCAATATaggttttatttttcaatggtTCTTGTATTCTCATGGAGTAGGCTCTCATAAAGGGTACTTTTGAGAATGAGTTTTTATTagatgaataataataattgtatctAACTAAATTTCTAAAGTTCTTTATATTGCTTGtatgttaattatgatttattttacttatatctTAGTTGTTGCACCCAGATGGCATTTAGCAATTTGATTGcactttttgaaatttgatcaAGAGGTTTTTGATTATCCATCTGAAGTTGGTTTTGGTTCTGATGCAACTGGCAACTTTGACCCCCCTATAACACAATTTACATATGATTCTTAATCAAGATGTGTATTTTGTCTTTGTTTACATTTCTTCATTCATATGTATCGTACATATTTAAGATATGCTTATCTTCATTGCTTAAAACTATATGGTATGATAATGATACAATATCCCTTGCTTTCTGCTGAGATACATCTTATCCCATTTGagttttaaatttgatgtagCATTTATCTTTCCATCTTGTCCCTTGGTCTTTTTCCTGACTTAATGTTGTGTTGCTTTCTTCTAGATTGAGCTAAAAACAGCACCTGTTGATTTTCGTTTTCCTACAACTAATCAAACCCGACACTGTTTCACTCGCTACATAGAGTTTCATAGGTGGATTTTCTGACTCTGGCTATTTGGCTCAACGAAAATAGTTTGTAAGAGCCTTTTATTTAAGCTTTACTTTAATTACAGGTGCACAGCAGCAAAAGGTGAAAACTCAAGTGAATGTGAGAAGTTTGCCAAATATTACCGTTCTCTTTGCCCCGGTGAATGGGTAAGCATCCCTTAGCTGATTGGTTTACTTGGTTGGGACTGACTGCAAATTTTCCTTAATGTTAAGATTGATGTCATAGCTAAACTTATGTGATTTGTGGTGTACTAGAAATATTTTTGTTGCGATAAAAATCAACGAACTA encodes the following:
- the LOC101501730 gene encoding uncharacterized protein, whose product is MAAPWSCCLLALLVLMSAIVTESRVARKDLGLDLGGLGIGLGAGLGLGIGGGSGSGAGAGAGSGSGSGSSSSSSSSSSSSSSGSGSGAGSEAGSYAGSRAGSGSGGRSRGGGGGGGGGGGGGGGGGGEGSGEGSGHGEGYGHGGGYGEGGGD
- the LOC101502058 gene encoding protein FLX-like 4, which produces MRHSHSSFPPQILENKLASQEAEIERLAGDNHRLANTHKALRDALVTAAQDVQKIKSHIRSTQTESDIQIRVLLDKIAKMEVDIRASDSVKKELKHAHIEAQSLAASRQELSAEIQLATQELKMAIGDVNSLPDLKGEMDSLVQEHQRIRDTFEYEKSKNVELVDLLKAKEKNLIAMAREVEILRAEISNAEKRINAPNLFRAATPADGSGPFHDSYGRAHGQMAIGQVGESMVPMGDSNGVGVVNSTDGSGGAGWAGQYDPSVAGR
- the LOC101502386 gene encoding cytochrome c oxidase subunit 6b-3; its protein translation is MAEIELKTAPVDFRFPTTNQTRHCFTRYIEFHRCTAAKGENSSECEKFAKYYRSLCPGEWVSIP